The window AGCGCCGATCGCCAGAGCGCTACCAGGGGGCGCTCCTCCTGCGACACAGACCCGCTGTCGAGCCCATCGCCCCCCCTGGCCGACGCCCCTGCGAGCACGACAAAGACCAGGAGCAGCCCGACACAGGCGCAGGCGTTGAAGACCCAGACGGGACGCAGGCTCTCGTAGCGAGATGCCGCCACCGAGACGGCGATGAGGGAGACGAAGAGATGACCTGTGACCCCCGTCCAGCGCTCGACGAAGACCGTGGAGGCCACCGCCGAGACCGCGCCGGTCTCCCGCCCCACGTCGACCACGCGCTTCACCTCACCCAGACCGGTGATGATGTTGTTGAGGAAGTAGCCCACGAGGTAGTGGTAGGCCGCGCGACGCCAGGCCACATCGAGCCCGGCTCCCCTGAGCAGGAGCCACCACTTGGTCGAGTTCACGAGCGACGCCGACAGCGACACCCCCACAGCCAGCAAGGTCCAGAGCGAGAGCGGCGCCCCGCCGGAAGCCGCACGGCTGTTCGCCAGGAGCCGCGCCACCTGCCCGAGCTCCACCTGGCGGAGGGCGACATAGAGAAATGCGATGCTGCAGAAGAGCTTTAGCGCGAGCCTCACGAGACCGCGCGCCAGAGCGATGAGAGCGCGCGCGGCACGAGGCGGGGCGTGAGCGCGCGGTAGGCGCGGTAGGCGTCTCCGAAGGCCCGTTCCATGGCTTCGTCCTGACGACGCATGTTCGATGAAAGCGACCAGAGGAGGGCCAGGGGGATCATGATCGTGAGAAAGGTCGCCGATCCGACAAAGACGCCAAGCCCCAGGACGCCGATGAGCTTCCCCCAGATCGACGGATGACGCACGACCCGGTAGGGACCGTTGGTGACCAGGTAGCGCGTCTGCGAGGAGAACGGCGGCACCGGTCCGCCCCCTCCCTCGAGGACGAGATAGGTGTACGACCATGTCACGATGGCGCCCCCCACCGCGAGGCACACGACGAAGAAGGCCTGGCGAAAGCCGAGCGGGAGCAGATCGGCGAGGGTGGGCAGGCCCAGGCGACGCTCGAGAGCGAGCAGGCCATAGGCCGTCAGGGCGGTGGGGGGGATGAGGCCGAAGCAGTAGATGGGCACGATGACGAGGATCTCTCGCCGCCCGAGGCAGCGGACGTGCTCGAGGAAGCCGAAGGTTCGCGGAGGGTGTATCGATTCAGCCGCAGCCGTGCTCATCGGGTGGCGCGCATCCGTTTCTGCCAGACGTCGAGATCGCGAGGGTCGAAGCGTCGCACCGGGTGCAGGTGGATATCGTCAGCGTGAACCGTGAGCCCTGGCGCGAGGGGGCGCTCGAGCTGCAGGCGCTCTCCGCCCCGAACGCTTCCTCGCCCCTCATAGGCGCGAACCACGGTGTTCACGAAGCTGTCTGCGTCCTTGTAGACCTTGATCTCGTAGACGCCGGCGCCCATCGTGACGCGGGTGTGGAACGATCTCACCTCGGCTTGCTCCTCTGCTCCCAGCTTCAGCCACAACCGCCCCTCATCGAGACTCCATCGCAGCCGCGCGCCCCCTGTCGCGTCGAGTCGGGTGAATGACGTGTGGGGGGCCGCCACCACGAATCCGCCGTCCGAGCAGCGCAGCACGGCATCGCGATCGCCGCTCTGCAGCGGCTGGTCAGCGGAGGGCTCGAACCCCGGCCGCTGCGGCGCATAGCGCTGCGTCGCCCCGTCGAAGACGCCCAGGTCTCCCTCAGCAAGACGCAGCGCAAGCGGCGCGGCAGACGGTGACGCCGACACCTCTCGCGGCTCCGTGCGCACGCAGCCCGCAGGGATCACCGCAGCGACGACAAGCCAGGACAGCAACCAACGAACCCAACGATTCATAGCAGAACCCGACCCACCGGAAAAGGGGCTCGGCCTTCCTTGCGTGGCTCCCCCTGAAGGAGGGTGCGGCGCACGCCATTCTGCTATATTGAAGGTCGCATGCTCGACAGCCTGCTGAACGGCGCACACGCGCTCATCGACCAATGGGGACACAACGAGGCGGCGCTCGACGGCATGCGGGTGGTGCTCGTCAACCTCTACGTGCCGACCATGGGGGCGCTCGCCGCCCTCACCGCCGCGGCCCTCGTTGTCGCGCGCAGACCCATCGTCGAGCGGCTGCGATCGATCTCCCCCCGCGCCCTCACCTGGGCGCTGGTGCTCTTCAACGTGGCACTCGCCCTGCGGCTCGTGTTGGTGGTGCACATGCCGCAGGTGTACTTCGACGAGATCTCGTTCCTCGACACCTCTGAGAACATGGCGCGCCAAGATCTGAACCTGCTCACGCCGGGCGATCCATCATCAGACATGATCTTCCACCCCTGCCCCGCGGGATGGCAGTACATGATCAGCCGCGCCTACCGGATCTTCGGGGTTCATCCGGATGTGGCGTTCACCCTGGCCTCGCTGCTCTCGTCGCTCTCGGTCCCCCTCCTCTTCCTGGTGCTGCGCGAGGCCACGGGCCGATCTCGCGTCGGTCTCTGGGGCGCGCTCTTCCTCGCGGTGCTCCCGGTGCATCTGCGTCTCTCGGGATCGTCGGCCCTCGAAACCCCTTCGGTCTTCTTTCTGCTCGCCACGCTCTACGCCACGCTTGTCTGGAGCGCGACCCGCGCCCGGAGCGCGCTGCTGCTGGCCGCCACCTTGTTCGCCTGGTTCGCGAACATGCGCATGGAGAACAGCTTCGCCCTCGGTCCGCTGCTCGCGCTCTACGCCGCGCTGCACTGGCCCGCCGACACGCGAGGCCCCGCTGAGCGACGCACCGCCGCGGGCTGCGCCCTGATCGCGCTCTTCTTCTCGATGCCCGCGCTGCTGGCCGACGCCTATGGAATCGTGACGCGCTTCTACTTCTTCTACCAGCCTCCGAAGATCACCCAGCTCCAGGTCGCCTCCAACTGGCAGGGGAACATCCCCTACTGGCTCGACAACCGCTTCCATCCCGCCATGCTCACGATGCTCGCCGCAACGGGTCTCTGCCTCGGGCTGGCGCGCCCGGCCACGCGTCGCGAGGCGGGGTTCTGGGGCACGTGGACCGCGGGTCTCGTGGTGTTCTACACGCTCAACCCCTCGTGCGACTTCGCCTTGCGCCACACCCTCGACTCATGGCGAACGGCCATACACCCCGCGCTCGGCGTCATCGTGCTGGCGGCCCTGGGAACCCAGGCCCTGATCGACGCGGCGACGTCTCGCACGCTGCGCGCCGCCGTCGGCGTCGTCACGGTGACGACCGCGCTTGCCACGCCGTGGCTGTTCGAAGACTTCCTGTCGATGCGCAACATGTGGATGCTGCAGTGGGAAGCGCTGATCAGAATGCGCCAGGAGATGCCCCCCGACGCCTACCTGCTGATCTACGACCACAGCACCGCCCTCGGCCCGAGCAGCCCGGGCATGGCCTATGAGATCGGCGTCACCACAGGGGTGACACCGCACTTCTTCGTCTTCCCGGATGACTGGCGGCCCGGCAACGTCTCGGCCACGCCCCAGATCGCGCGTGACGTGGAGCAGTGGAAGGTTGAAAAGCGCAAGATGTTTCTCTATCATCTCGATGCGGGTCGTGTGCAGGACGCGCACGATCTGGCCCTGATGCGCTCGCTCCTCGACCTGCGTCCCGTCGCGGGCGTGTCGATGCGAAGCAACCATGCGACCTTCAGCCTGTGGCGCATCGAAGGCGCCGCGCCACAGGTGGTCTCCGCGCCCGAGAGAAAGGCCCCCCGCTGAGGCGTGAAGATACTGCTGCTGTTCCCGCCCCAAGACCAGATCGTCTCTCCTGGATACATGAAGACCATCCAGGAGGGGCTCGGCTTTCTCCCTTCTCTGGGCCTGCTCTATCTGGGCACCTACCTGCGCGAGCGCACCCGTCACGAGGTCGACCTGCTCGACGCCTATGTCGAGCGCATGACCTTCGACGACGTCGAGCAGTACATCCGCCGAACCCAGCCCGACGCCGTGGGCATCGGCGCCATGACCTTCACGCTCATCGACGCGGTCGACGCCGCGCGGGTGGTGAAGCGGGTCGACCCGTCGATCCCGGTCGTCCTGGGCGGTCCGCACACCGCGCTCTTCCCGCGCGAATCAGTCGATCTCGCGCCCATCGACTATGTGGTCATGGGAGAAGGCGAGATCCCCCTGGCACAGCTGCTCGACCGCCTCGAAGAGAGCGGACGCCTGCGGGGGGCTGCGTGGCGGGGAGACGACGGCTTCCCCGTCGATGGCACCTGCATCACCGATGACATCCCCGCTGTTCTCGAGAAGCGCACCACGATGAAGAAGCATCGCTTCTTCGTGAACGAGCTCGACACGCTTCCCCTTCCGCGTCGCGAGCTCGGGCCGTACACGAAGTACAGCACCGTGGTGAGCCGCCGCCCCCCGACCACCATCATGGTGTCGTCTCGCGGATGCCCCTACGCCTGCTCGTTCTGCTACACCGCGGGAGGGAAGAAGTACCGCGAGCGGTCGCCCGCCGAGGTGGTGGCCGAGATGAAGGCCTGCATCGAGCTCGGCATCCGGGAGTTCCTGTTCTTCGATGAGACCTTCACGATCAACAAGGAGCGCATCCGCGCGGTCTGCGACGAGATCATCCGATCGCGCATCGACGTGACCTGGGACGTGCGCGCTCGCGTCGATTGCGTCGACGCCGATCTGCTGCAGCACATGCGCCGCGCCGGTTGCGGGCGCGTGCAGTACGGAATCGAATCCGGCACCCAGCGGGTGATGGACATCCTCAACAAGGGCACCACCCTTGAGCAGGCCCGCGACGCCATCCGCTGGACCCATGCGGCCGGCCTGTCATCGTACGCCGACTTCATGATCGGCGCCCCCGGCGAGACCCGCGAAGAGATCTTGCAGACCCTGCGATTTGCCGATTCGCTCAAGCTCGACTACGTGCACTTCTCGGTCACCATGCCCCTGCCGAACACGCCGCTCCATCACATGGCGGTGCGTCAGGGCATCATCACCGACGACACCTGGCGCGACTTTGCGCAAAACCCCACCCCGGCGTTCCAGGTCCCGTACTGGACCGAGCTCTTCACCCGCGACGAGCTCGACGACCTCGTGACCATGTGCATCAAGCGCACGTACCTGCGCCCATCGTACCTGCTGCGCAGCCTGGGCAACGTGCGCTCGATGGGCGAGCTCGTGCGCAAGGCCAGGGCGGGCGTGAAGCTGGCGATGATGGGGCTCTGACTTGCCCCGTGCCGCGCTGCCGCTCCCGCTTCGCCGTGACGTGAGACCATGATCCGTACCCTTGCCCTCTGGCTTGCCCACGGGGGGTACGTGGCCATGTTGGGCGTCAATGCCGTGCTCATCGTGGTCCTCCTGGCCTTCCGATGGCGTGAGCTGGCCCGATCGACTCCCCCCACGCCCTCTCCGAACGGGCGCCTCGGGCGCGTCGTCATCGCGCTCGTCATCGCAGCCACGGCCGCGGCGCTCCGCTGGAACCTCCCGGCGTCGCCCCAGGTTCTGTACGACGAGCTCTGGTACGCCTCCATCGCCCGACACATGCGCGACGCAGGCGACGCCACGCCCGCGATCGTCCGGGACCGCAGCGGGGTGGCGCCGGCGGGAGAGACCTTCCGCCCCCCCTATCCCCAGGGCTGGCCCTGGCTGGAGAGCTGGACGCACGGCACCCCTCCGTGGCGTGGCGCGGTCGAGTTGCAGCGAATCGTGGGGGTGAGCGCCTGCGTGACCCTCTTCCTCGCCCTCGCGGAGGAATCGCTGTGCGGCGCCGCCTTCGCGGGCATGGGCCTCGCCGTTCTCCCCGCCTTCGTGCGCCTGAGCCAGGGAGCGTCAGCGGAAGGAGCCTCGGCGCTGTTCGTTGTCGTGGCGCTCTGGGCAGCCCTGTCGCAGAGACGACAGCCCGGCACGGCCGGGTTGCTGCTGGCGTTGGCCACCCTGGCCTGGGCGCTGCACTTCCGCCCCGAGAACGGGCTGTACGTCGCACTGCGCGGCCCCTCGCACAGAAGCCCCGTCCGTGCCGGGATTGATGCCGAGACTGACCGCGTGCGCCGTCGCCCTGTTCGCGGCGGCCGACGCCCTCATCATGATCGACGGCGCCGCCGGCCCCTACCGGGCAGACCACTTCACGGCACAGCCCCGTCCAGGCTTCACGACCTGGCAGGCCAACATGCTGGCCAACCTCACAGAGAACGCGCTCTTCTTCGTCGACGGGCGCGTGCTGCCCGCCTGGCTCACCGCAGCAGCCGCACTGGGCATCGTCATGCTGGCACGAGAGCGCAGAACCCGGCGTCTCGCCTTCCTGCTCGGATGGATCGGGCTGTTCACCCTGGCACTGTCGCCCTTCCCCTTCGGAGACTTCGCCGCGGCCCACTCGCTCGACACCTGGCGGTTCTCGGTGCAGGTCTCGCTCCCCCTGCTCATCCTCGGCGCGCACGGCGTCGACGGCGCGGCGCGCGCGCTCGATCGCCTCCCCGCGCTTGCCGCGGCAGGCGGGATGGCACTCTGGATGGGGCTGGCCACCGCGACGGAATTCCTCGAGCCGATCACGCCGCAGTACATCGCCGACACGATCGTGCTGGGCGCCATCGGGGCCCGGACCACCGAGAGCCCGACGCACCGCCAGATGGCCAGCGGGCTGTCGATGCCGGTGGGCTTCAAGAACTCGACCGACGGCTCGCTCCAGGCCGCGGTCGAGGCCATGCAGGCCGCCCGCGCGCCGCACAGCTTCATGGGAATCGACGACGACGGCGGCACGGCCATCGTGTCGACCACCGGCAATCCCTGGGGCGTGCTCATGCTCCGCGGCGGCCGGAGCGGCTCGAACTACTCGCCCGATGTGATGCAGGAGGCACGCCGCCGACTGGAGGCGGCCGGACTGCCGGTCCGGGTGATCGTGGACTGCAGCCACGCCAACTCCGGCAAGGATCCCCGCCGCCAGTCGATCGTGTGGCGCGACGTGCTCGCGCAGCGGGTCGCGGGCGACCGGTCGATCGTGGGGATGATGCTCGAGAGCAACATCAATGCCGGCAGCCAAGAGGCCTCGGCCGACCGGTCGAAGCTCGCCTACGGCGTGTCGATCACCGACGGCTGCATCGGGTGGGAGGAGACGGAGGAGCTCCTCCTCGAGGCGCACTCACGGCTGGCGTGACGGGCTGGGGCGCTCGTGCGATCGAGCCATGCGGGGTGGCTGGCTCCGCGGTCGGCAGGTCTTCCACGCGCCCAACCTGCTCGGGGCCGCCCATGCCCCCTCGCCGGACGCTCGCTTCGGGCATCCTTGCCCTCCGCTCGCTCGGAGGTGTCTGCGCTTTCGCCCTCCGGGCTTCGCTGGCCGCCTACGCCGGCTCG is drawn from Pseudomonadota bacterium and contains these coding sequences:
- a CDS encoding UPF0104 family protein, encoding MVVHLSRPRGRGRTGAAVLLADALPGHQRSLPGRASSVDLGEAHRRPGAWRLCRIGDLSHDHDPPGPPLVAFIEHASSGRSHGTGLRRRLPRLPRAHAPPRAARALIALARGLVRLALKLFCSIAFLYVALRQVELGQVARLLANSRAASGGAPLSLWTLLAVGVSLSASLVNSTKWWLLLRGAGLDVAWRRAAYHYLVGYFLNNIITGLGEVKRVVDVGRETGAVSAVASTVFVERWTGVTGHLFVSLIAVSVAASRYESLRPVWVFNACACVGLLLVFVVLAGASARGGDGLDSGSVSQEERPLVALWRSALDAFARMRGARGVMGAACGLSLVVPLMNVVIHGCLGAAIGAGWGFVWVVPIAGVFGQLPVSFNGVGVQEVAYVSLFACTGVGGAQAVAISVLAHGVKVAVGAVGWVLSLFGRASSPDLEPVQGDGEPAPDEPRQEGVSLRS
- a CDS encoding isoprenylcysteine carboxylmethyltransferase family protein, whose amino-acid sequence is MSTAAAESIHPPRTFGFLEHVRCLGRREILVIVPIYCFGLIPPTALTAYGLLALERRLGLPTLADLLPLGFRQAFFVVCLAVGGAIVTWSYTYLVLEGGGGPVPPFSSQTRYLVTNGPYRVVRHPSIWGKLIGVLGLGVFVGSATFLTIMIPLALLWSLSSNMRRQDEAMERAFGDAYRAYRALTPRLVPRALSSLWRAVS
- a CDS encoding phospholipid carrier-dependent glycosyltransferase; the encoded protein is MLDSLLNGAHALIDQWGHNEAALDGMRVVLVNLYVPTMGALAALTAAALVVARRPIVERLRSISPRALTWALVLFNVALALRLVLVVHMPQVYFDEISFLDTSENMARQDLNLLTPGDPSSDMIFHPCPAGWQYMISRAYRIFGVHPDVAFTLASLLSSLSVPLLFLVLREATGRSRVGLWGALFLAVLPVHLRLSGSSALETPSVFFLLATLYATLVWSATRARSALLLAATLFAWFANMRMENSFALGPLLALYAALHWPADTRGPAERRTAAGCALIALFFSMPALLADAYGIVTRFYFFYQPPKITQLQVASNWQGNIPYWLDNRFHPAMLTMLAATGLCLGLARPATRREAGFWGTWTAGLVVFYTLNPSCDFALRHTLDSWRTAIHPALGVIVLAALGTQALIDAATSRTLRAAVGVVTVTTALATPWLFEDFLSMRNMWMLQWEALIRMRQEMPPDAYLLIYDHSTALGPSSPGMAYEIGVTTGVTPHFFVFPDDWRPGNVSATPQIARDVEQWKVEKRKMFLYHLDAGRVQDAHDLALMRSLLDLRPVAGVSMRSNHATFSLWRIEGAAPQVVSAPERKAPR
- a CDS encoding radical SAM protein, giving the protein MKILLLFPPQDQIVSPGYMKTIQEGLGFLPSLGLLYLGTYLRERTRHEVDLLDAYVERMTFDDVEQYIRRTQPDAVGIGAMTFTLIDAVDAARVVKRVDPSIPVVLGGPHTALFPRESVDLAPIDYVVMGEGEIPLAQLLDRLEESGRLRGAAWRGDDGFPVDGTCITDDIPAVLEKRTTMKKHRFFVNELDTLPLPRRELGPYTKYSTVVSRRPPTTIMVSSRGCPYACSFCYTAGGKKYRERSPAEVVAEMKACIELGIREFLFFDETFTINKERIRAVCDEIIRSRIDVTWDVRARVDCVDADLLQHMRRAGCGRVQYGIESGTQRVMDILNKGTTLEQARDAIRWTHAAGLSSYADFMIGAPGETREEILQTLRFADSLKLDYVHFSVTMPLPNTPLHHMAVRQGIITDDTWRDFAQNPTPAFQVPYWTELFTRDELDDLVTMCIKRTYLRPSYLLRSLGNVRSMGELVRKARAGVKLAMMGL
- a CDS encoding 3-deoxy-7-phosphoheptulonate synthase, producing the protein MLANLTENALFFVDGRVLPAWLTAAAALGIVMLARERRTRRLAFLLGWIGLFTLALSPFPFGDFAAAHSLDTWRFSVQVSLPLLILGAHGVDGAARALDRLPALAAAGGMALWMGLATATEFLEPITPQYIADTIVLGAIGARTTESPTHRQMASGLSMPVGFKNSTDGSLQAAVEAMQAARAPHSFMGIDDDGGTAIVSTTGNPWGVLMLRGGRSGSNYSPDVMQEARRRLEAAGLPVRVIVDCSHANSGKDPRRQSIVWRDVLAQRVAGDRSIVGMMLESNINAGSQEASADRSKLAYGVSITDGCIGWEETEELLLEAHSRLA